Proteins from one Malania oleifera isolate guangnan ecotype guangnan chromosome 4, ASM2987363v1, whole genome shotgun sequence genomic window:
- the LOC131153704 gene encoding uncharacterized protein LOC131153704 — translation MGFYPPNIRASMGLYLPGIRASMGLYPPGGANPIVAENWVQKIEKILTLLDCTEKQKVLFATFKPTREAERWWLAVKLLEEQQAMPTVMTYKRFKEVFYDRYFLVTTRNVKAEEFFNLTQKQLTVQQYAAKFMELSHFAPFMVQDEYQKVRWFERGLK, via the exons ATGGGGTTTTACCCTCCCAATATACGGGCCAGCATGGGGTTGTACCTTCCTGGTATACGAGCCAGCATGGGGTTGTACCCTCCCG GAGGTGCTAACCCAAtcgtagctgagaattgggtgcagaagaTAGAGAAGATATTGACATTACTAGATTGCACTGAGAAGCAAAAGGTCCTCTTCGCCACTTTCAAACCAACAAGAGAGGCTGAGCGATGGTGGCTGGCAGTGAAGCTATTGGAAGAGCAGCAGGCAATGCCTACTGTTATGACATACAAGcgtttcaaggaggtcttctacGACCGGTATTTTCTCGTCACCACCAGGAATGTTAAGGCAGAGGAATTCTTCAATTTGACTCAGAAGCAACTCACTGTGCAACAATACGCTGCTAAGTTCATGGAACTTTCTCACTTTGCTCCTTTTATGGTTCAAGATGAATATCAAAAAGtgaggtggtttgaaaggggcttGAAGTAG